In one Juglans regia cultivar Chandler chromosome 11, Walnut 2.0, whole genome shotgun sequence genomic region, the following are encoded:
- the LOC108983991 gene encoding uncharacterized tRNA/rRNA methyltransferase YsgA, with protein sequence MPCLYTSLMPTSCPPKLGVSNSQLMFSIAQIQTHFKENASDSVDVKLPLPSHVESITSASNPFVKHCIKLRHSTSYRHSHGSVLVVGATPVREIYKFQESLQEKTVEMDCLLLLDKAEVPEGIDGFPGRIVRVSAAVMKKLSGVKSTESIDAIALMRIPTRFFNLENDQDKADCRRWFPYPHRILVLDGIQDPGNLGTLLRSALAFRWGGVFLLPGCCDPFNGKALRASRGASFQIPIVCGSWIHLEALVNEFQMKVLAGHPNSTGDLKPVSQLSKGLADSLVDFPLCLVLGSEGSGLSEKSRHVCDLVSIPMTGEFESLNVSVAGGILMYMLSA encoded by the exons ATGCCATGCTTGTACACATCTTTGATGCCCACTTCTTGTCCTCCGAAACTCGGAGTTTCAAATTCTCAGCTAATGTTTTCTATCGCTCAAATACAAACCCATTTCAAAGAGAATGCCAGTGATTCCGTGGATGTCAAACTCCCTCTACCTTCTCATGTGGAATCCATTACCAGCGCTTCAAACCCATTTGTGAAGCACTGCATCAAGCTGCGCCACAGCACTTCTTACCGCCACTCCCATGGTTCAGTTCTCGTTGTGGGCGCTACCCCTGTAAG GGAAATATACAAGTTTCAAGAGTCCTTGCAAGAGAAAACTGTGGAAATGGATTGTTTACTTCTACTTGATAAAGCCGAGGTTCCTGAAGGGATAGATGGTTTCCCTGGACGTATTGTGCGTGTGAGCGCTGCAGTGATGAAAAAGCTTTCCGGTGTGAAGTCAACTGAATCTATTGATGCGATTGCCCTGATGAGAATTCCTACCAGGTTCTTCAATCTAGAAAATGATCAAGACAAGGCAGATTGTCGAAGATGGTTCCCATACCCACATCGAATTCTAGTCCTCGATGGAATCCAG GATCCAGGAAACCTTGGTACATTACTCAGATCAGCTTTGGCCTTTAGATGG GGTGGTGTTTTTCTACTTCCTGGTTGTTGTGATCCATTTAATGGGAAAGCACTTCGAGCTAGCCGAGGAGCCTCCTTTCAGATCCCCATAGTTTGCGGCAGTTGGATCCATCTTGAAGCCCTTGTAAACGAATTTCAAATGAAGGTCCTAGCTGGCCATCCAAATAGTACTGGAGATTTAAAGCCAGTGTCTCAGCTTTCTAAAGGGCTAGCCGATTCTTTAGTAGATTTTCCTTTGTGTTTGGTATTGGGTAGTGAAGGGAGTGGCCTGTCAGAGAAATCTCGGCATGTATGTGATCTTGTAAGCATTCCAATGACTGGAGAGTTTGAGTCTCTGAATGTTTCAGTTGCAGGTGGGATATTGATGTATATGCTTTCAGCCTAA